One genomic window of Pecten maximus chromosome 3, xPecMax1.1, whole genome shotgun sequence includes the following:
- the LOC117324368 gene encoding centriole, cilia and spindle-associated protein-like, translating into MVFKRSEYGRVFKTQNHVINIPTYYDNLTYRNQRRELEYAHTSIAWVDSDSNDETAEKEISKEEKASPIKETEVTESTNVVLPVSDKEQKESEEKTEKQQIKEPTKENKGDVKIQSQSQEEVQLRKAAKEKLVKYTCKENIDVPGHQTRNVPKKAQEEKRHERSSFNLRPKKVDDKTFVNKAKIPVQPRVSKSASGARPKSAPSVRQSEQARPRPPFLPYGCGDTERVTGTQRSHNVLASTDVYPAALKAHKKQVEEAVRRKDANVKAAKEAKKRKQLFRDKMLRDAAFWKSEYGFRYPAHPTTEYAKSCEKPKRCRSAFGLV; encoded by the exons ATGGTCTTCAAAAGATCAGAATATGGACGGGTGTTTAAGACCCAAAATCATGTTATAAACATACCCACATACTATGACAACCTTACTTACCGAAATCAGCGTAGAGAACTAGAATATGCTCACACATCTATAGCATGGGTTGATTCTGACAGTAATGATGAAACGGCTGAAAAGGAAATTTCTAAGGAAGAAAAAGCATCACCTATCAAAGAAACAGAAGTAACAGAATCAACAAATGTTGTACTTCCTGTCTCAGACAAAGAACAGAAGGAATCTGAAGAAAAGACAGAGAAACAGCAAATTAAAGAACCtaccaaagaaaacaaaggAGATGTTAAAATTCAAAGTCAGTCACAAGAAGAGGTACAACTAAGGAAAGCTGCAAAGGAAAAACTTGTCAAGTACACAtgtaaagaaaatattgatgtacCTGGACATCAAACTAGAAATGTTCCCAAGAAAGCACAAGAAGAAAAGAGGCATG AAAGGTCCAGTTTTAATCTTCGACCAAAGAAAGTTGATGATAAGACATTTGTCAACAAAGCTAAGATTCCAGTACAGCCTCGAGTTTCAAAGTCAGCATCAGGTGCCCGCCCAAAGTCTGCCCCCTCCGTCAGACAGTCAGAGCAAGCCAGACCAAGACCACCATTCCTGCCCTATGGATGTGGTGACACAGAGAGGGTGACAGGAACACAGAGAAGCCATAATGTTCTTGCCTCAACAGAC GTGTATCCAGCAGCATTGAAAGCTCACAAAAAACAAGTGGAAGAAGCAGTACGACGCAAAGATGCAAATGTGAAAGCTGCAAAAGAAGCCAAGAAGAGGAAACAGTTATTCAGGGATAAAATGCTGCGTGATGCAGCGTTCTGGAAATCTGAATATGGTTTCAGGTATCCTGCTCATCCAACAACAGAATATGCCAAGAGCTGTGAGAAACCTAAACGTTGCAGAAGTGCATTTGGACTTGTGTGA